A stretch of Carya illinoinensis cultivar Pawnee chromosome 14, C.illinoinensisPawnee_v1, whole genome shotgun sequence DNA encodes these proteins:
- the LOC122294880 gene encoding ACT domain-containing protein ACR9-like has translation MGAPCDDVVVIEKGKNPGEPFVITINCPDKTGLSCDICRVILEFGLFISKADVSTDGRWCYIVLWVVPRSSSLILRWSNIKNRLQSISPSCSPSFYFNQPSTHSMSPVVYLLKFFCLDQNGLLHDVTHVLSELELSIQRVKVTTTPDGRVLDLFFITDNMELLHTKTRQDETLEQLHSVLGESCISCELQLAGPEYECHQGISSLSPVVAEELFRTELSDKEIRSQALSPDMTILKKASVTIDNSLSPAHTLLQIHSADHKGLLYDILRTLKDYNIQIAYGRFSPNTKGHRDLDLFIQQKDGKKIVDPEKQSALCSRLKVEMLHPLRVIIANRGPDTELLVANPVELSGKGRPLVFYDVTLALKSLGICIFSAEIGRHLTSDREWEVYSFLLDENCKFQLSNMVARSQIVDRVRRTLMGW, from the exons ATGGGAGCACCGTGCGACGACGTCGTGGTTATCGAGAAGGGTAAGAATCCAGGCGAGCCCTTCGTCATCACCATCAATTGCCCCGATAAGACCGGGCTCAGTTGTGATATTTGCAGAGTCATTCTCGAATTCGGTCTCTTCATAAGTAAAGCAG atgTTTCCACTGATGGGAGATGGTGCTACATAGTATTATGGGTAGTTCCTCGTTCCAGCTCGCTCATCCTGCGATGGTCGAATATAAAAAACCGCCTCCAATCCATAAGCCCATCATGTTCACCATCCTTTTACTTTAACCAACCGTCTACGCATTCGATGTCTCCTGTGGTTTACCTATTGAAGTTTTTCTGCCTTGACCAAAATGGATTACTACACG ATGTTACGCATGTTCTCTCCGAGCTTGAGCTTTCAATTCAGAGGGTAAAAGTGACGACAACTCCAGATGGCCGAGTCCTCGACCTCTTCTTCATAACAGATAACAT GGAGCTTCTACACACAAAGACACGACAAGACGAGACTTTGGAACAATTGCATTCTGTCTTGGGTGAATCATGTATCAGCTGTGAACTCCAGTTGGCAGGCCCCGAGTATGAATGCCATCAGGgaatttcttctctttctcctgTAGTAGCCGAGGAGCTATTTAGAACTGAGTTATCAGACAAGGAAATCCGCTCTCAAGCTCTTAGTCCAGATATGACAATATTGAAGAAAGCTAGTGTGACCATAGACAATTCATTGAGTCCGGCTCATACATTACTTCAAATACACTCTGCTGATCACAAGGGTCTATTGTATGACATCTTGAGAACTTTGAAAGACTATAATATCCAG ATAGCTTATGGTCGATTCTCACCAAATACAAAGGGTCATCGTgacttggacttatttattcaGCAAAAGGATGGGAAAAAGATTGTGGATCCTGAGAAGCAGAGTGCATTGTGTTCTCGGTTGAAGGTGGAAATGCTTCATCCATTGCGTGTCATCATTGCAAACCGAGGGCCAGACACTGAATTGCTGGTTGCTAATCCAGTTGAGTTATCTGGAAAGGGAAGACCTCTTGTTTTCTATGATGTTACTCTTGCTCTGAAATCACTTGGGATCTGCATTTTCTCG GCTGAAATAGGAAGGCATTTAACATCTGATCGTGAATGGGAGGTCTACAGTTTTCTTTTGGATGAGAACTGCAAATTTCAGTTGTCTAATATGGTAGCTAGGAGTCAGATTGTAGACAGAGTAAGAAGAACATTGATGGGTTGGTGA
- the LOC122294309 gene encoding THO complex subunit 4A-like isoform X2 — protein sequence MSSTGLDMALEDIIKTSKKSGGGRGRNRASGPGPGPARHFPNRVANRTAPYAAVKAPETTWQHDLYGEENLGRSSAIETGTKLFLSNLDYGVSNEDLKELFAEVGDLKRYSIHYDRSGRSKGTAEVVFSRRGDAEAAVKRYNNVQLDGKLMKIEIMGRNIATPAAPPATNGTFGNSNAIPRGGQGRAGALGRPRGSRGGRGFGRDRGHGQGRGRGEKLSQEDLDADLEKYHEEAKQNN from the exons ATGTCGTCGACAGGTTTAGACATGGCCCTAGAAGACATCATCAAGACTAGCAAAAAGTCCGGCGGCGGCAGAGGCCGTAACCGAGCCTCCGGTCCTGGTCCTGGACCCGCCCGCCACTTCCCTAACCGCGTTGCCAACCGTACGGCTCCTTATGCCGCCGTTAAG GCACCGGAGACGACGTGGCAGCACGATTTGTATGGGGAAGAGAATTTGGGTCGATCTTCTGCCATAGAGACTGGGACCAAGCTCTTTTTATCCAATCTTGATTACGGTGTTTCGAACGAGGACCTTAAg GAACTGTTTGCTGAAGTTGGTGACCTTAAACGGTATTCAATTCATTATGATAGAAGCGGGAGGTCGAAG GGAACTGCTGAAGTAGTATTCTCGAGACGAGGAGATGCTGAGGCTGCTGTCAAGAGATACAACAATGTACAGCTTGATGGGAAACTGATGAAGATAGAGATCATGGGAAGAAACATTGCAACACCTGCTGCACCTCCAGCAACTAATGGGACTTTCGGAAATTCAAATGCAATCCCTAGAGG TGGACAAGGTCGAGCTGGTGCACTAGGACGGCCACGTGGCAGCAGAGGTGGCCGTGGTTTTGGAAGGGATCGTGGACACGGTCAGGGAAGAGGCCGTGGTGAAAAGTTATCTCAAGAAGATCTTGATGCTGATTTGGAGAAGTATCATGAGGAAGCAAAGCAGAATAATTGA
- the LOC122294309 gene encoding THO complex subunit 4A-like isoform X1, whose protein sequence is MSSTGLDMALEDIIKTSKKSGGGRGRNRASGPGPGPARHFPNRVANRTAPYAAVKVTWGSDLFPLFLSSHASIPLHAPETTWQHDLYGEENLGRSSAIETGTKLFLSNLDYGVSNEDLKELFAEVGDLKRYSIHYDRSGRSKGTAEVVFSRRGDAEAAVKRYNNVQLDGKLMKIEIMGRNIATPAAPPATNGTFGNSNAIPRGGQGRAGALGRPRGSRGGRGFGRDRGHGQGRGRGEKLSQEDLDADLEKYHEEAKQNN, encoded by the exons ATGTCGTCGACAGGTTTAGACATGGCCCTAGAAGACATCATCAAGACTAGCAAAAAGTCCGGCGGCGGCAGAGGCCGTAACCGAGCCTCCGGTCCTGGTCCTGGACCCGCCCGCCACTTCCCTAACCGCGTTGCCAACCGTACGGCTCCTTATGCCGCCGTTAAGGTGACTTGGGGTTCCGATCTGTTTCctttgtttctctcttctcaTGCTTCGATTCCTCTGCAT GCACCGGAGACGACGTGGCAGCACGATTTGTATGGGGAAGAGAATTTGGGTCGATCTTCTGCCATAGAGACTGGGACCAAGCTCTTTTTATCCAATCTTGATTACGGTGTTTCGAACGAGGACCTTAAg GAACTGTTTGCTGAAGTTGGTGACCTTAAACGGTATTCAATTCATTATGATAGAAGCGGGAGGTCGAAG GGAACTGCTGAAGTAGTATTCTCGAGACGAGGAGATGCTGAGGCTGCTGTCAAGAGATACAACAATGTACAGCTTGATGGGAAACTGATGAAGATAGAGATCATGGGAAGAAACATTGCAACACCTGCTGCACCTCCAGCAACTAATGGGACTTTCGGAAATTCAAATGCAATCCCTAGAGG TGGACAAGGTCGAGCTGGTGCACTAGGACGGCCACGTGGCAGCAGAGGTGGCCGTGGTTTTGGAAGGGATCGTGGACACGGTCAGGGAAGAGGCCGTGGTGAAAAGTTATCTCAAGAAGATCTTGATGCTGATTTGGAGAAGTATCATGAGGAAGCAAAGCAGAATAATTGA